In the Candidatus Rhodoblastus alkanivorans genome, one interval contains:
- a CDS encoding GlcG/HbpS family heme-binding protein, whose translation MSRITLEQANAIIAAALAKGRELALKPLTIAVLDAGGHAIALQRQDGAANHRPQIAIGKASGALALGVSSRQIGEMAEARPIFVAALGPILPHGAIPAAGGIILVGTDGAPVGAVGVTGDTSDNDEACALAGAAAAGLKPQ comes from the coding sequence ATGAGCCGGATCACGCTCGAACAGGCCAACGCCATCATCGCCGCCGCCTTGGCGAAGGGCCGGGAGCTTGCCCTCAAACCGTTGACGATCGCCGTGCTCGACGCCGGAGGCCACGCCATCGCCCTGCAAAGGCAGGACGGCGCCGCAAATCACAGGCCGCAGATCGCGATCGGCAAGGCCAGCGGCGCGCTGGCGCTTGGCGTCTCCTCGCGCCAGATCGGGGAAATGGCGGAAGCGCGGCCGATCTTCGTCGCCGCCCTGGGGCCGATTCTGCCGCACGGTGCGATTCCCGCCGCAGGCGGGATCATCCTGGTCGGGACGGACGGCGCGCCGGTCGGCGCCGTGGGCGTGACCGGCGACACGTCCGACAATGACGAGGCCTGCGCCCTCGCCGGGGCGGCCGCCGCCGGCCTCAAGCCGCAATGA